A DNA window from Deinococcus aerolatus contains the following coding sequences:
- a CDS encoding ATP-grasp domain-containing protein, with protein MNVLFTKNFTVTAAQLHALKGSRYALWASHSDPGHGMLAAADHTFLEPRGLLGDDYAAWLLDACARHGIQLVIPGKERERLAGWEEQFAAAGVTLITPASEATQRHLDRKDEFLRDWDTDILPVPRWTTFDSLETFDEAVASLRQPDVRLCVKPARGIYASGFRVLLDTPDLNSFLRGDLYQMSHASARELFASGELPTMLLMHTLEGAERSVDCVAWQGELLRAVVRRKGGEGQQIEDRPDLLEAARQISARYGLSGIFNFQTKDGPDADGRNRTPNMLEINARASGGLRYSMAAGVNFPLLLLDAATGVLDRAAIPPVLTGLRVTEDKVARVMQGEEATA; from the coding sequence ATGAATGTCCTGTTTACCAAGAATTTCACCGTCACCGCCGCCCAGCTTCACGCCCTGAAGGGCAGCCGTTACGCGCTCTGGGCCAGCCACTCCGATCCCGGCCACGGCATGCTGGCGGCGGCAGACCACACCTTTCTGGAACCGCGTGGCCTGCTGGGCGACGACTATGCCGCGTGGCTGCTGGACGCCTGCGCGCGCCACGGCATCCAATTGGTCATTCCTGGCAAGGAGCGCGAACGACTGGCGGGCTGGGAGGAACAGTTTGCCGCAGCAGGCGTGACCCTGATCACCCCGGCCAGCGAGGCCACGCAGCGTCACCTGGACCGCAAGGACGAGTTTCTACGCGACTGGGACACCGACATCCTGCCGGTTCCGCGCTGGACCACCTTCGACAGCCTCGAGACGTTTGACGAGGCGGTGGCGAGCCTGCGCCAGCCGGACGTGCGCCTGTGCGTAAAGCCCGCGCGCGGCATCTACGCCAGCGGCTTCCGGGTGCTGCTGGACACGCCGGACCTGAACTCTTTCCTGAGAGGAGATCTGTACCAGATGAGCCACGCGTCGGCGCGGGAGCTGTTTGCCTCGGGTGAATTGCCCACCATGCTGCTGATGCACACGCTGGAAGGGGCCGAGCGCAGCGTGGACTGCGTGGCGTGGCAGGGGGAACTGCTGCGCGCGGTGGTGCGCCGCAAGGGCGGGGAGGGCCAGCAGATTGAGGACCGCCCGGATCTGTTGGAGGCTGCCCGCCAGATCAGCGCCCGCTATGGCCTGAGCGGCATCTTCAACTTCCAGACCAAGGATGGGCCGGATGCGGATGGCCGCAACCGCACGCCCAACATGCTGGAAATCAACGCCCGCGCCTCAGGGGGCCTGCGCTACAGCATGGCGGCGGGCGTCAATTTCCCACTGCTGCTGCTCGACGCCGCAACCGGCGTGCTGGACCGCGCCGCCATCCCCCCGGTCCTGACCGGTCTGCGCGTCACCGAGGACAAGGTGGCCCGCGTCATGCAGGGCGAGGAGGCGACGGCCTAA